From the Bacteroidales bacterium genome, the window ATATTGAAGGATCACTTGATCGCATATTTCTCCTTATTAATCCAAAAATCGAGTTTAAGAAAGGTGAGATTAATCTAATGTCTATTCATAAATCTAAAGGACTTCAGGCAGAATATGTATTTATTGTGGGATTAGTAAGTGGTATTTTACCTAACAAGAACCGTGGACTTGATACAATCGAAGCTCAGCGGAGACAGTTATATGTTGGAATGTCAAGAGCTCGAAAGGAGC encodes:
- a CDS encoding 3'-5' exonuclease, whose amino-acid sequence is IEGSLDRIFLLINPKIEFKKGEINLMSIHKSKGLQAEYVFIVGLVSGILPNKNRGLDTIEAQRRQLYVGMSRARKELYIISNTYWEAEYIHTVDAQQFKCAYWIKSKPKKYAGKISSFLGELVEKPEALTILRRNEII